The proteins below are encoded in one region of Oncorhynchus gorbuscha isolate QuinsamMale2020 ecotype Even-year linkage group LG01, OgorEven_v1.0, whole genome shotgun sequence:
- the znf592 gene encoding zinc finger protein 592 isoform X2, whose translation MGDMKTPDFDDLLAAFDIPDATSLDAKENIQESHDEAEGQLKHTGMCMDDSLSVHQAVGASDVPAVSVIVKNTSRQESSDSGGEREGPHFGHPLQNGFRGSGAAMESHQIDHSGSKSFVSALNGGGSRGLLGKTPVQHKLEGTPSFSQSFSQFSPISSPESEDSRSNGVDIRPKQERPYFPAASIFMSAEPPMSDNQKKQLSYSMFDKCHEVDCDVPENLPRSKGESIKAEDTRTEKPDSNVSDQKVKGDCHSSAMLPTNDHNNFESSSNVNIVAASNMPTSHPCVKTPTSKLSSCLEALVALNARKDPSEQPNYQDLSLAHDDNIKVSSKVPMSPQSPRSPLEAVKRLMKPPDSPVSICSNSSGKGSPALASGSPPAIPRVRIKTIKTTTGQIQRTVTSVVPDSENEDIHSVESSPSQSMIVEDAYPSLSPYPSHNVISDIIVDMPIKSTPVGALPSKVTDTKLEGNSKRPGQMQSATIFHNTSSPVMRSMPVAQHGPSTQKRISSVQTGNSPNTSLLPKAMHLANLNLVPHSVAASVAARSTSHQQSHQHTLSSSMVCSTVPLVHQVKKAAPNPHAAIPSTAAGTLNRLLNNANPVPTYVPNLNPPPESNINLPPRGYCCLECGDSFGVERSLVYHYGRRSVHIEVACTHCAKTMVFFNKCALLAHAREHKNKGVVMQCTQLSMKPIAEGQMFAPLITESSVHVGSHVPPLSSPKSQPVMPLYPDKVIRHRLRCLECNKQLLDYKGLAGHYQRLSEEMEGLMCKVCSMLLPNKCSYRAHQRIHAHKSPYCCPECGALSRSVDIQKHVKENCLHYARKAGYKCLHCDMVFMSFNVQKSHIEEKHCEVFYKCTICPVAFKSSGGCQMHLTTKHNASKVSPQLIFKCSCETVFKKKQLLLQHFYQNAKKRATCVFKCPECTSIFTQKLPLMQHFKGVHGGIFKEEVEKSTKPPEMTAQHQDVTSGFHQPKSLKSYPCRQCERSFNSSTSLRRHIRNDHDGKKNTFTCWYCTDERTTFTTNIMLKNHISLMHGIKNPDFSLLKSAPLDSSKALGEGHVSKRPAVESEGEGQEGAALEGSPAKRLKHQFRCSKCGFTTEDGTQFQKHIPQHKTDENTPQCLHCGLCFASQLSLNRHLFIVHKVKEPEEERKERMDMEYECRKKQEEDMGKAVGVNEREDLPPPLVKSDPQRAEDPTRLHCEPAVRLTVNPHTAFT comes from the exons ATGGGGGACATGAAGACCCCTGATTTTGATGATCTTTTGGCTGCCTTTGACATCCCCGATGCCACCAGTTTGGATGCCAAAGAGAACATCCAGGAGAGTCATGATGAGGCAGAAGGTCAGCTGAAACACACAGGGATGTGTATGGATGACAGCTTATCTGTTCACCAAGCTGTGGGTGCCTCTGATGTACCTGCTGTCAGTGTTATAGTGAAGAACACAAGTCGCCAGGAGTCGTCTGatagtggtggagagagagagggcccacaCTTTGGACACCCATTGCAAAATGGTTTCAGGGGGTCAGGGGCCGCCATGGAGTCTCATCAGATAGACCACAGTGGTTCTAAGTCTTTTGTGTCTGCTTTGAATGGGGGTGGCTCAAGAGGACTCTTAGGGAAGACCCCCGTCCAGCATAAACTTGAAGGAACGCCATCCTTCTCACAGTCCTTTTCCCAGTTCAGCCCCATCTCTAGTCCAGAATCTGAAGACAGCCGAAGCAATGGAGTTGATATCCGTCCAAAACAAGAGAGACCCTACTTCCCTGCTGCCTCTATATTTATGTCTGCAGAACCCCCAATGTCAGACAATCAGAAAAAACAGCTGTCTTACAGCATGTTTGACAAGTGCCATGAAGTAGACTGTGACGTACCTGAGAACCTTCCAAGGAGCAAAGGAGAATCTATCAAAGCAGAGGATACCAGGACAGAGAAGCCTGACAGTAATGTCAGTGACCAGAAGGTAAAGGGAGATTGTCATAGTAGTGCAATGCTCCCTACAAATGATCATAACAATTTTGAGTCAAGCAGTAACGTTAATATAGTGGCAGCGTCTAATATGCCCACATCTCATCCATGTGTCAAAACTCCAACATCAAAACTATCGTCATGCCTTGAGGCATTAGTGGCTCTAAATGCCAGAAAGGATCCCAGTGAACAACCAAACTATCAAGACTTATCATTGGCTCATGATGACAACATAAAGGTTAGTTCAAAAGTGCCCATGTCACCACAAAGTCCCAGGAGTCCTCTTGAAGCTGTGAAGCGGTTAATGAAACCACCTGACAGTCCTGTAAGCATTTGCAGTAACAGCAGTGGCAAGGGATCCCCAGCACTGGCATCTGGCTCACCCCCAGCCATACCGAGGGTCAGGATAAAGACCATTAAAACCACGACTGGGCAAATCCAGCGCACGGTTACCAGTGTAGTACCTGATTCAGAAAACGAGGACATTCACTCAGTTGAGTCCTCTCCATCCCAGAGTATGATTGTTGAGGATGCCTACCCTAGTTtgtctccctatccctctcatAATGTGATAAGTGATATTATTGTTGATATGCCCATCAAAAGTACACCAGTTGGTGCTCTGCCCTCAAAGGTTACTGATACTAAATTAGAGGGGAACTCCAAGAGGCCAGGACAAATGCAGTCCGCAACTATTTTTCATAATACAAGTAGTCCTGTTATGAGGTCTATGCCAGTTGCCCAGCATGGGCCTTCTACACAAAAGAGGATTTCATCAGTTCAAACAGGCAACTCCCCCAATACAAGCTTGCTTCCCAAGGCAATGCACTTAGCTAACCTGAACCTAGTCCCTCACAGTGTTGCTGCCTCAGTCGCAGCACGCTCCACCTCCCATCAACAGAGCCATCAACACACACTTTCCTCTTCTATGGTGTGCAGCACTGTCCCATTGGTACACCAAGTGAAAAAAGCTGCCCCTAATCCACATGCTGCCATTCCTAGCACAGCAGCAGGAACTTTAAACAGACTGTTAAATAATGCCAACCCTGTACCCACATATGTACCCAACCTAAACCCACCACCTGAGAGCAACATCAACTTGCCACCACGTGGATATTGCTGCCTGGAGTGTGGGGACTCCTTTGGGGTAGAGAGGAGTCTTGTTTATCATTATGGCAGGAGGAGTGTGCACATTGAAGTAGCCTGCACCCACTGTGCTAAGACCATGGTATTCTTCAACAAGTGTGCCCTGCTGGCACATGCACGGGAACATAAGAACAAAGGTGTGGTGATGCAGTGCACACAGCTCTCCATGAAGCCCATAGCAGAGGGACAGATGTTTGCACCCTTGATCACTGAATCCTCTGTGCATGTGGGCTCCCATGTGCCCCCATTATCCTCACCTAAAAGCCAACCAGTCATGCCTCTCTATCCAGACAAAGTTATCCGCCACAGACTCCGCTGCCTCGAGTGTAACAAGCAGCTATTGGACTACAAAGGTCTCGCAGGCCATTACCAGAGGTTGTCGGAAGAAATGGAGGGACTG ATGTGTAAGGTGTGCTCAATGCTGCTACCCAACAAGTGCAGCTACCGGGCTCACCAGCGTATTCATGCGCACAAGTCCCCTTATTGCTGCCCTGAGTGTGGTGCGCTGAGTCGCTCTGTGGATATACAGAAGCATGTGAAGGAGAACTGTCTTCACTATGCACGCAAGGCTGGCTATAA GTGTCTTCATTGTGATATGGTTTTCATGTCATTTAATGTGCAGAAGAGTCACATTGAGGAGAAACACTGTGAGGTCTTCTATAAGTGCACCATCTGTCCTGTTGCTTTCAAGTCTTCTGGTGGATGTCAAATGCATTTGACAACTAAGCACAATGCCAGCAAAGTGTCCCCTCA GTTAATCTTCAAGTGTTCTTGTGAGACGGTGTTCAAGAAAAAGCAGTTATTGCTTCAGCACTTCTATCAGAACGCCAAAAAGCGTGCTACCTGTGTGTTCAAGTGCCCTGAGTGCACTTCAATCTTCACCCAAAAGCTGCCGTTAATGCAGCACTTCAAG GGGGTACATGGAGGAATCTtcaaagaggaggtggagaaaagCACAAAACCACCAGAGATGACTGCACAGCACCAAGATGTTACCTCGGGATTCCACCAGCCAAAG TCATTGAAGAGTTATCCATGCCGGCAGTGTGAGAGGTCTTTCAATTCCTCCACAAGTTTGAGAAGACACATTCGCAATGACCACGATGGAAAGAAAAATACATTTACCTGCTG GTATTGCACAGATGAGAGGACAACATTCACTACAAACATCATGTTGAAGAACCACATCAGTTTGATGCATGGGATCAAAAATCCAGACTTCAGTCTGTTAAAATCAGCCCCTCTGGATAGCAGTAAAGCCTTGGGAGAG GGACATGTTTCAAAGAGACCTGCTGTTGAGtctgagggagaggggcaggaaggCGCTGCCCTAGAAGGCTCCCCCGCCAAGCGTCTGAAACATCAGTTTCGCTGCTCAAAGTGTGGCTTCACCACAGAGGATGGCACACAGTTCCAGAAGCACATACCTCAGCATAAAACTGATGAAAACACTCCCCAATGCCTGCACTGTGGATTATGTTTTGCGTCCCAGCTATCTCTCAACAGACACCTGTTTATTGTGCACAAAGTCAAAGAGCCcgaagaagagaggaaagaaaggatgGACATGGAGTATGAGTGCAGAAAGAAGCAGGAAGAGGACATGGGGAAAGCAGTGggtgtgaatgagagagaggactTGC
- the znf592 gene encoding zinc finger protein 592 isoform X1, translating to MGDMKTPDFDDLLAAFDIPDATSLDAKENIQESHDEAEGQLKHTGMCMDDSLSVHQAVGASDVPAVSVIVKNTSRQESSDSGGEREGPHFGHPLQNGFRGSGAAMESHQIDHSGSKSFVSALNGGGSRGLLGKTPVQHKLEGTPSFSQSFSQFSPISSPESEDSRSNGVDIRPKQERPYFPAASIFMSAEPPMSDNQKKQLSYSMFDKCHEVDCDVPENLPRSKGESIKAEDTRTEKPDSNVSDQKVKGDCHSSAMLPTNDHNNFESSSNVNIVAASNMPTSHPCVKTPTSKLSSCLEALVALNARKDPSEQPNYQDLSLAHDDNIKVSSKVPMSPQSPRSPLEAVKRLMKPPDSPVSICSNSSGKGSPALASGSPPAIPRVRIKTIKTTTGQIQRTVTSVVPDSENEDIHSVESSPSQSMIVEDAYPSLSPYPSHNVISDIIVDMPIKSTPVGALPSKVTDTKLEGNSKRPGQMQSATIFHNTSSPVMRSMPVAQHGPSTQKRISSVQTGNSPNTSLLPKAMHLANLNLVPHSVAASVAARSTSHQQSHQHTLSSSMVCSTVPLVHQVKKAAPNPHAAIPSTAAGTLNRLLNNANPVPTYVPNLNPPPESNINLPPRGYCCLECGDSFGVERSLVYHYGRRSVHIEVACTHCAKTMVFFNKCALLAHAREHKNKGVVMQCTQLSMKPIAEGQMFAPLITESSVHVGSHVPPLSSPKSQPVMPLYPDKVIRHRLRCLECNKQLLDYKGLAGHYQRLSEEMEGLMCKVCSMLLPNKCSYRAHQRIHAHKSPYCCPECGALSRSVDIQKHVKENCLHYARKAGYKCLHCDMVFMSFNVQKSHIEEKHCEVFYKCTICPVAFKSSGGCQMHLTTKHNASKVSPQLIFKCSCETVFKKKQLLLQHFYQNAKKRATCVFKCPECTSIFTQKLPLMQHFKGVHGGIFKEEVEKSTKPPEMTAQHQDVTSGFHQPKVNTPIKHSDGTRKRANLAARASKPNLKNAGWNCGECLHWLPDREAYVSHMKKSHGRSLKSYPCRQCERSFNSSTSLRRHIRNDHDGKKNTFTCWYCTDERTTFTTNIMLKNHISLMHGIKNPDFSLLKSAPLDSSKALGEGHVSKRPAVESEGEGQEGAALEGSPAKRLKHQFRCSKCGFTTEDGTQFQKHIPQHKTDENTPQCLHCGLCFASQLSLNRHLFIVHKVKEPEEERKERMDMEYECRKKQEEDMGKAVGVNEREDLPPPLVKSDPQRAEDPTRLHCEPAVRLTVNPHTAFT from the exons ATGGGGGACATGAAGACCCCTGATTTTGATGATCTTTTGGCTGCCTTTGACATCCCCGATGCCACCAGTTTGGATGCCAAAGAGAACATCCAGGAGAGTCATGATGAGGCAGAAGGTCAGCTGAAACACACAGGGATGTGTATGGATGACAGCTTATCTGTTCACCAAGCTGTGGGTGCCTCTGATGTACCTGCTGTCAGTGTTATAGTGAAGAACACAAGTCGCCAGGAGTCGTCTGatagtggtggagagagagagggcccacaCTTTGGACACCCATTGCAAAATGGTTTCAGGGGGTCAGGGGCCGCCATGGAGTCTCATCAGATAGACCACAGTGGTTCTAAGTCTTTTGTGTCTGCTTTGAATGGGGGTGGCTCAAGAGGACTCTTAGGGAAGACCCCCGTCCAGCATAAACTTGAAGGAACGCCATCCTTCTCACAGTCCTTTTCCCAGTTCAGCCCCATCTCTAGTCCAGAATCTGAAGACAGCCGAAGCAATGGAGTTGATATCCGTCCAAAACAAGAGAGACCCTACTTCCCTGCTGCCTCTATATTTATGTCTGCAGAACCCCCAATGTCAGACAATCAGAAAAAACAGCTGTCTTACAGCATGTTTGACAAGTGCCATGAAGTAGACTGTGACGTACCTGAGAACCTTCCAAGGAGCAAAGGAGAATCTATCAAAGCAGAGGATACCAGGACAGAGAAGCCTGACAGTAATGTCAGTGACCAGAAGGTAAAGGGAGATTGTCATAGTAGTGCAATGCTCCCTACAAATGATCATAACAATTTTGAGTCAAGCAGTAACGTTAATATAGTGGCAGCGTCTAATATGCCCACATCTCATCCATGTGTCAAAACTCCAACATCAAAACTATCGTCATGCCTTGAGGCATTAGTGGCTCTAAATGCCAGAAAGGATCCCAGTGAACAACCAAACTATCAAGACTTATCATTGGCTCATGATGACAACATAAAGGTTAGTTCAAAAGTGCCCATGTCACCACAAAGTCCCAGGAGTCCTCTTGAAGCTGTGAAGCGGTTAATGAAACCACCTGACAGTCCTGTAAGCATTTGCAGTAACAGCAGTGGCAAGGGATCCCCAGCACTGGCATCTGGCTCACCCCCAGCCATACCGAGGGTCAGGATAAAGACCATTAAAACCACGACTGGGCAAATCCAGCGCACGGTTACCAGTGTAGTACCTGATTCAGAAAACGAGGACATTCACTCAGTTGAGTCCTCTCCATCCCAGAGTATGATTGTTGAGGATGCCTACCCTAGTTtgtctccctatccctctcatAATGTGATAAGTGATATTATTGTTGATATGCCCATCAAAAGTACACCAGTTGGTGCTCTGCCCTCAAAGGTTACTGATACTAAATTAGAGGGGAACTCCAAGAGGCCAGGACAAATGCAGTCCGCAACTATTTTTCATAATACAAGTAGTCCTGTTATGAGGTCTATGCCAGTTGCCCAGCATGGGCCTTCTACACAAAAGAGGATTTCATCAGTTCAAACAGGCAACTCCCCCAATACAAGCTTGCTTCCCAAGGCAATGCACTTAGCTAACCTGAACCTAGTCCCTCACAGTGTTGCTGCCTCAGTCGCAGCACGCTCCACCTCCCATCAACAGAGCCATCAACACACACTTTCCTCTTCTATGGTGTGCAGCACTGTCCCATTGGTACACCAAGTGAAAAAAGCTGCCCCTAATCCACATGCTGCCATTCCTAGCACAGCAGCAGGAACTTTAAACAGACTGTTAAATAATGCCAACCCTGTACCCACATATGTACCCAACCTAAACCCACCACCTGAGAGCAACATCAACTTGCCACCACGTGGATATTGCTGCCTGGAGTGTGGGGACTCCTTTGGGGTAGAGAGGAGTCTTGTTTATCATTATGGCAGGAGGAGTGTGCACATTGAAGTAGCCTGCACCCACTGTGCTAAGACCATGGTATTCTTCAACAAGTGTGCCCTGCTGGCACATGCACGGGAACATAAGAACAAAGGTGTGGTGATGCAGTGCACACAGCTCTCCATGAAGCCCATAGCAGAGGGACAGATGTTTGCACCCTTGATCACTGAATCCTCTGTGCATGTGGGCTCCCATGTGCCCCCATTATCCTCACCTAAAAGCCAACCAGTCATGCCTCTCTATCCAGACAAAGTTATCCGCCACAGACTCCGCTGCCTCGAGTGTAACAAGCAGCTATTGGACTACAAAGGTCTCGCAGGCCATTACCAGAGGTTGTCGGAAGAAATGGAGGGACTG ATGTGTAAGGTGTGCTCAATGCTGCTACCCAACAAGTGCAGCTACCGGGCTCACCAGCGTATTCATGCGCACAAGTCCCCTTATTGCTGCCCTGAGTGTGGTGCGCTGAGTCGCTCTGTGGATATACAGAAGCATGTGAAGGAGAACTGTCTTCACTATGCACGCAAGGCTGGCTATAA GTGTCTTCATTGTGATATGGTTTTCATGTCATTTAATGTGCAGAAGAGTCACATTGAGGAGAAACACTGTGAGGTCTTCTATAAGTGCACCATCTGTCCTGTTGCTTTCAAGTCTTCTGGTGGATGTCAAATGCATTTGACAACTAAGCACAATGCCAGCAAAGTGTCCCCTCA GTTAATCTTCAAGTGTTCTTGTGAGACGGTGTTCAAGAAAAAGCAGTTATTGCTTCAGCACTTCTATCAGAACGCCAAAAAGCGTGCTACCTGTGTGTTCAAGTGCCCTGAGTGCACTTCAATCTTCACCCAAAAGCTGCCGTTAATGCAGCACTTCAAG GGGGTACATGGAGGAATCTtcaaagaggaggtggagaaaagCACAAAACCACCAGAGATGACTGCACAGCACCAAGATGTTACCTCGGGATTCCACCAGCCAAAGGTAAACACTCCCATAAAACACTCAGATGGAACCAGAAAAAGGGCCAACTTGGCCGCTAGAGCCAGCAAGCCCAATCTGAAGAATGCTGGCTGGAACTGTGGAGAGTGCCTACACTGGCTGCCTGACCGAGAAGCCTATGTCTCTCACATGAAGAAAAGCCATGGGAGG TCATTGAAGAGTTATCCATGCCGGCAGTGTGAGAGGTCTTTCAATTCCTCCACAAGTTTGAGAAGACACATTCGCAATGACCACGATGGAAAGAAAAATACATTTACCTGCTG GTATTGCACAGATGAGAGGACAACATTCACTACAAACATCATGTTGAAGAACCACATCAGTTTGATGCATGGGATCAAAAATCCAGACTTCAGTCTGTTAAAATCAGCCCCTCTGGATAGCAGTAAAGCCTTGGGAGAG GGACATGTTTCAAAGAGACCTGCTGTTGAGtctgagggagaggggcaggaaggCGCTGCCCTAGAAGGCTCCCCCGCCAAGCGTCTGAAACATCAGTTTCGCTGCTCAAAGTGTGGCTTCACCACAGAGGATGGCACACAGTTCCAGAAGCACATACCTCAGCATAAAACTGATGAAAACACTCCCCAATGCCTGCACTGTGGATTATGTTTTGCGTCCCAGCTATCTCTCAACAGACACCTGTTTATTGTGCACAAAGTCAAAGAGCCcgaagaagagaggaaagaaaggatgGACATGGAGTATGAGTGCAGAAAGAAGCAGGAAGAGGACATGGGGAAAGCAGTGggtgtgaatgagagagaggactTGC